The genomic region TTTCCTTACATTTTACAACATATAAAGTAGTTAGAATAATTATATATAGTAAGCGGAAAGGCAAAGATACTGAGAAAGCACCGTGTTCTTTAGAAACAAACAAGCAGTTCATTGCAATTACAAGAAAAGATGAAATTTGGACAAAAGCAAAGATACTGAAAACGGTGTGTGGTGTTGGAGAAAGTTAATTGACCTGCTCATACACTCCTTCAACGAACAAAATTGTATTTAGCGGTCTTTGGTCCCGACTGGTTTTACAGATCACCGGTATGCAACATACCAGGGACACGAAACAGATAATCCAAAACCAAAGACCTGCTGGGTAAGCTACAAGTCTGGATCAGTCTGGACCGAACTTCACAGATCGATCCGGCTAGCCAGTCAGTGCCTAGTGTTAAATAGTTCAAATATAATAAGTGAATATTACCTTAAATGCCTGAGTAGTGTGAGATGCCACAAACACATTCCAATCCTCAGGTGTTATTGATTCATACTTTTTTGTTGGTGGTGTCCTCTGTATTGCGCCTGTCTCGTCGTATAGCCACTTACGGACTAAGGTGCATTTCCACTTTCTCCATAAATTCCCAGCCTTTATGAGACACCAATCATAACGGTCTGCGATAACGGTGAAAGCGCCCTACACAAATGACAAAGTTTGTCACCAGAGCCTAGTAATTTATATATCAAAAGCGCCCTACACAAAGGCTCTGGCTTGGCACAAACACAATAAAGAGAAGTTATGTGATGGCAAGTTACTACCTCTGTACAAGCTTACCATGATGAATTTGATGTCATGAAACCGAGTATGTGATGGCAAGTTACTCTATTTAAGCTAAATGAAGTAAACAAAGAcaccaaagaaacaaaacacaaTAAGGAGAAGTTATCCTTATGTTGTCTTCCATCCGACGTGGTGATACGCAACCATACATAACAACTGTGATAATAGATTTACCTCTAATTTTGTATCACGTGTGATAACTTCCTCAAGGGAGTATCAGCTTTATAAACCAATTAATATCCTGTGGGTAATTCGGTACCACCAACCTCTAACAACCAGAGCATACTTCATCAGCCAAATCCATATGTGGAGTTTTGGTATCAAGAACCGTGCTTAAGTGTTGAACTTTGTCACATACATAACATATTTAGAAAAAAGGGCAAACAGATGAACTTAAGGACAAGAGTTGAACTCTCATTCTAATAATTTCAGCATAAAATTCAGCTGCACGCAGATGATACTCTATGTAGCAAGTCTTGTGTATCACCAGATGAAAAATTACCTGACAAACAACTGCTGCACAGAAACAGATTGCATGCTGCTGCACAAAATTACTTGATTTTGCTTACCATTTCAGTATTGCATAAAACAGATTGCATGTTGTGGCTGCCCTTACTCCTTAAATCTTAATTTGTTACACTTAGAGAATGGTAGAAAAAAAGTCTGAGCTATTATATATAAACTTTTTACTAGGAGTATATCAGTCTTCAACTAACTGTTAAAAATGATATGCGGCTTTCAATTAATCCTAATGAAACTTTAAATGCTCTTGGTTTTTGACACTTACTATTTTATGCATAGAATAACCAAGtcaattatcacataaccaaGACAATTACTGACCGTGATACTATCCAAAATTTCTTGCTTCGTGACATCATCCACATGGTCCCACGTTTCCACTGCGCAACTAACATGCCTCTGAGTAGTAACGCCAACCCAGCTACTAAACTTCCCAGCGTACGTTCTTGTAGGCAATCTATGCACTTTATCCCACTCTAATTCAATTGGTTTCTTCTCCTGAAGTGCTTTTGAAACTAAGGCCAACACTGTTCGACCCCTCTCCTTAGACCTTCTCTTCCTCTTCTTGCCCGAGTCATCGAGTTAGTATTACGAGTTCCTTTACACCTCTCGTGAGCCCATCGATCAACCTGGCCTGCATTAACAAATTACACACTCATCAAATTCTGTAAATATATCAACATAAATAAGACGTAAATATATCAAATTCTGTAAATATATCAACATAAATATATCAAAAGCTTCGAGACAAAGACGAGGTTAAAATAAGGGGTTGGGGTAAAGTGGCTCGATTATGCGGGTAGGTAGGTAGGTAGGTTGGTGTTGGTTAGATGTGTCCTTCCTTATAAGGTATGTGGTGATGAAGTCGGAGCGGGGAGAAGCGCAGAATTTGTTATAAGGGCAGAAGGAGAAAGTGAGGATGCCAAGTTGATTTCAGAGGCAACTGCATCCAGCACCTCCACCTTGGTGATCTTAGTAATAGATACTTCTACTCTAGGATTTCTGCTAGAAATGTTAGAAATAATATTAGCGAGAATCATTGATGATGCGGGAAGGCAAAGTGTACGAGGATTTTATAAAGCATAACTATAATAAACATAAATCATCATGACTTACTCATTTTTCAACAACACGAGGGCGTTTTCTGGAAGGGGTGTCAGTATTAATCCATATTCCTTCGTTGTGATCATCACGCGTATATAAACTCGAACTATTGACAGTATACGTATCATCTAAACCTGATACATTACGATCAAAACCCTCAtatacaacatcttcatcaaaacTATCCACATCCCGCCTACTCCTTACGGATAAAACAACTGACCAATTTTTATCTTTTGGATCGGTCACATAAAACACTTGTTTGGCTTGTGTGGCTAAAATGAAAGGATCTTCCTTATGTCCACTTTTATCAAGATTCACCAAAGTGAATCCTAATTCATCCTTACGGACACCGGTATTAGTTTGACACCATTTGCACCAAAAAATAGGGATATCGAAATCTGTGTAATCTAACACCCAAATCTCTTCAATAACTCCGTAATAATGCATCTTACTTAAAATTGGATTCTTATCTTTTGAACTAGAAAAGTGCATTGCTTCAGCTTCTACACTTACCCCACTATTTTGCATCGTACTCTTGTCATCTTGCTCACGAGTGTAAAAGGTGCACCCATTAATGGCATAACCACTATAAGAAGATGCATATGTATTTGGGCCGAAACAAAGCCTTCTTAATCTAGAAGAAATATAATCAGGATATTTTTGCAAGTCTTCTATCACTCGACCCTTGAACCATGCTCAAAATGTCTTTTTGTGCTCATTTCCGATCCACATCTCGGTTTTATTTCGATGCTTGTCCCTCAAGAAAACCATGTGTTCCTCAATGTACGGCTGTACCTCATCCTCGTTATGAAGGACATATGTGTGTGCTCCATGCCACTAATCAAATGCCATATCTTGACGAACATGACCCCTAAGACCTTTGCCCTTCATCCACTCACTATGTCGATTCTTAGGGATCCCAAGTATCTCAGAATTTGATAAGTGTGTATAACAATAAGAAAGTGCTTCATCAATGATGGCACGCTCGACAATGCACCCTTCAGGACGATATCTATTACACGTATAATCCTTAtatactttcatcaatctttcaaaAGGATATTGATACCTTAAGTAAACAGGTCCTAGATACTTGATCTCTCTTACCAAGTGTACGGTCAAATGAACCATGATTGTAAAAAATGAAGGAGGAAAGTACATTTCGAATTGACAAAGAGAAGTGACAACTAAATTTTGCAAATCCTCTAACTCTCCAGGATCAATAACTTTGTTACATATGGCATTAAAGAAAAAACAGAACTTGGTTATGGCATATCGAACCTTTGTAGGTAAAATGTTACGTATGGCCACAactagtaattgttgcatcaaagtatGACAGTCGTGAGATTTTAAACCAGTAAGCTTGAGATCTTGCATTGATATGAGGCTACTAATATTCGAAGAATATCCCTCTGGCACTTTAACACCATGCAAACATTCACAAAACTctattttctccttttttgagaGTGTATGGGCAGCAGGAGGCAAATAAGTCCGTCCTCCCTTCTCTTGCGGGGCCAACTCGGGTCGAATTTTCATATCCACCATATTCTTCCTAGCTGCCACATTGTCTTTTGACTTATTTGGGACATTCAAAAGAGTGTTGATAATATTGTCACAAACATTCTTTTCGATATGCATAACATCCAAACAGTGTCTTATGGAGAGTTCCCGCCAATATGGGAGTCGTTCAAAAAGAGGAGACATCTTCTTGTATCCCCGTGATGCTAATTTAGAACCCTTCTTCCCATATGTAATTTAAATATCTTTCACCTTTTGATATACATCATGACCGCTTAATATCGTAGGACATGGACGATGATCAGGTTTTCCATTGAAAGCTTTTTGTTGCTTGCGATACGAATGATCTTCCTCCAAAAATTTACGGTATCCTAAGAAAGCCTGCTTTCGAGAAAACCTCAAATAAGAAGAGTCAACATCTTCTGCACACAAGGGGCACGCCTCTTTCCTATGCACAGTATGTCCACAAAGATTACCGTATGCAGGAAAATCAGATATAGTGCATAATAACATTGCTTTCAAATTGAAAAAAACTATTTTGGTACGCATCAAAGACTTCTATTCCTTCATCCCATAGTGTTCTCAAATCGTCAAGAAGGGGCGCCAAGTAAACATCTATATCATTACCCGGTTCTTTGGGACCGTAAATCAATAAGGACAAAGCATCAAATACTtccttttcatgcacacatatggaggtaaattGTAAATAGCTAAAAGCACAGGCCAAGTGCTATGTTGACTACTTAAATTCCCAAAAGGATTCATCCCGTCAGTAGAGAGTGCAAGTCGAAGATTTCTGGGTTCTTTCCCGAATTCGGGATACTTGGAATCAATGTGTTTCCACTCTAAACCATCAGCCGGGTGTCTCAACTTGCCATCATTAACTTTTGCATTTTTATGCCATGTCAACAACTTTGCATCTTCCTTATTCGCAAAGAGTCGTCGCAACCTGGGTATTATCGGAAAATACCACAAAACTTTTGCTGGGATCCCCTCCTTCTTTTTATATCGCCATTCATTACAAACTGGACAATGAGTGAAACTCTCATATTCCTTGCGATATAATATACAATCATTAGGACATGCATGAATCTTCACATATTTCATACCAATTCCTCTAAGTATCTTCTTGGCTGCATATGTACGATTAGGAAGAACATTATCTTCTGGAAGCATGTCCTTCAATAATTCGAGGAGGTGGGTAAAACTTTTATTACTCCACACAACGGCTGACAATTTTGTATAATTCTTACAACTCTTATACAAAGGCATTTCAGCGTCTTTTAGCTTCTCTAATACAATGCTTGTGATGTCATCTAAATTAGTAACATCGGGTTCTTCATCTTCACCTAGAATGTCATCTATATCAGCGGGATCATGATCTACGTAAGGGTTATCTTCTTCAAGACCGTCCTCAATTAACCGATCTCGTAATATTTTTTCTAATTCATCATCATCAAACTCGTCAGCGGACACATAATTCATATCACAAGAattcatatcccagtccgaatCTTCCAGTGAGTCGATACCTTTATCTATAGGAAGACTTCCCCCCTCAATCTGAGTCTCTCCCATATTTTCCTCCATTCTCTGTACCACTCTAGACTCCCCATGAAACCTCCAAAGTTTATACTTTGAATTAAATTTATGCTTTTCTAAATGGATTTTAACATCCGAGAAGCTCATATATTTGATATTCAGACACATTTCACAAGGGCATGGCATATTAGACTTGTCTTTCACATTCTTtctaacgaattcataaaattcagctaaaccggCATCATATTTAGGATCACCTCTTTTCCCATCCATC from Silene latifolia isolate original U9 population chromosome 3, ASM4854445v1, whole genome shotgun sequence harbors:
- the LOC141649260 gene encoding uncharacterized protein LOC141649260, with translation MDRTWMMDGKRGDPKYDAGLAEFYEFVRKNVKDKSNMPCPCEMCLNIKYMSFSDVKIHLEKHKFNSKYKLWRFHGESRVVQRMEENMGETQIEGGSLPIDKGIDSLEDSDWDMNSCDMNYVSADEFDDDELEKILRDRLIEDGLEEDNPYVDHDPADIDDILGEDEEPDVTNLDDITSIVLEKLKDAEMPLYKSCKNYTKLSAVVWSNKSFTHLLELLKDMLPEDNVLPNRTYAAKKILRGIGMKYVKIHACPNDCILYRKEYESFTHCPVCNEWRYKKKEGIPAKVLWYFPIIPRLRRLFANKEDAKLLTWHKNAKVNDGKLRHPADGLEWKHIDSKYPEFGKEPRNLRLALSTDGMNPFGNLSSQHSTWPVLLAIYNLPPYVCMKRKYLMLCPY